From the Calliopsis andreniformis isolate RMS-2024a chromosome 4, iyCalAndr_principal, whole genome shotgun sequence genome, one window contains:
- the Ppv gene encoding protein phosphatase V, producing MSDVDKWIEIVKECKYLPENDLKKLCNIVCDLLVEESNIQPVSTPVTVCGDIHGQFYDLEELFRTGGNVPDTNYIFMGDFVDRGYYSLETFTRLLTLKAKWSDRITLLRGNHESRQTTHVYGFYDECLNKYGNANAWKYCCRVFDLLTIAALIDEQVFCVHGGLSPELNTLDQIRTIERNREVPHKGAFCDLLWSDPEDVQKWTVSPRGAGWLFGSEITYNFMEINDLQLICRAHQLVHDGYKFMFNNKLATIWSAPNYCYRCGNLASILQFTTVNKRQPVLFEAVPDYDRVIPPAITTPYFL from the exons ATGTCAGACGTCGATAAATGGATAGAAATTGTGAAAGAGTGCAAATACCTTCCCGAGAATGATCTTAAG AAACTTTGTAACATAGTGTGTGACTTATTAGTGGAAGAATCGAACATTCAACCAGTATCCACTCCAGTTACCGTGTGCGGAGATATCCATGGCCAG TTTTATGATCTAGAAGAATTATTTCGTACTGGAGGTAATGTGCCTGATACAAATTATATATTCATGGGAGATTTTGTAGATAGAGGGTACTATAGTTTAGAAACATTTACCCGTCTACTCACACTCAAAGCTAAATGGTCTGATAGAATAACATTGCTTCGTGGAAATCATGAATCCAGACAAACTACTCAtgtttatggtttttatg ATGAATGTCTAAATAAATATGGCAATGCTAATgcatggaaatactgctgtagGGTATTTGACTTGCTCACAATTGCTGCT TTAATCGACGAACAAGTATTTTGCGTACACGGTGGATTATCTCCAGAACTTAATACCTTAGATCAAATCAGGACGATTGAAAGGAATCGGGAAGTTCCACACAAAG GTGCTTTTTGCGATTTACTCTGGTCTGATCCAGAAGATGTACAGAAGTGGACTGTTAGTCCACGAGGAGCTGGTTGGTTATTCGGAAGTGAAATAACATATAATTTCATGGAAATCAATGATCTTCAACTTATTTGTAGAGCTCATCAATTGGTACATGATG GTTATAAATTCATGTTTAACAATAAACTTGCAACAATATGGTCAGCACCAAATTATTGTTATCGTTGTGGTAACTTAGCTAGTATTTTACAGTTTACGACTGTCAATAAAAGACAACCAGTGCTATTCGAAGCAGTGCCTGATTATGACAGAGTAATTCCACCTGCAATCACTACACCATACTTTTTGTGA